In a genomic window of Pseudomonas mohnii:
- a CDS encoding TetR/AcrR family transcriptional regulator codes for MAQNKVPESKGRGRPRAYDPQTALQQALGVFWSTGYSGASLDSIATAAGMNRPSLYAAFGDKHSLYIKALEQYWEFAVASMHEALTDPALTLREALTRFYEGQLSIYFSGEGQPRGCFAIGTATTEAVEDPEIRDVLSDRLSRLDADLEARLRVAIDRGELRSDVDTGALAVLAASLLHSISIRARAGKSREELTELARNAVSVICGG; via the coding sequence ATGGCACAAAATAAAGTTCCAGAGAGCAAAGGCCGGGGCCGGCCTCGCGCCTATGACCCGCAGACAGCGCTGCAGCAAGCGCTTGGTGTGTTCTGGAGCACCGGTTATTCCGGCGCTTCGCTCGACAGCATCGCCACTGCGGCAGGCATGAATCGCCCAAGCCTTTATGCGGCGTTCGGCGACAAGCACTCGCTGTACATCAAGGCGCTTGAGCAGTATTGGGAGTTCGCCGTGGCGTCCATGCACGAAGCGTTGACGGACCCCGCACTGACCTTGCGCGAGGCGCTGACGCGGTTTTATGAGGGGCAGTTGTCGATTTACTTTTCGGGCGAGGGTCAGCCCCGTGGCTGTTTCGCCATCGGCACGGCGACAACCGAAGCGGTGGAGGACCCGGAAATACGCGACGTTCTCTCCGATCGTCTCAGCAGGCTCGATGCCGATCTGGAAGCGCGTCTGCGCGTGGCCATTGATCGCGGCGAATTGAGAAGCGATGTCGACACCGGAGCGCTTGCCGTTCTCGCGGCGTCTCTTTTGCACAGCATTTCGATTCGTGCCCGGGCGGGCAAATCCCGCGAGGAGTTGACGGAGCTGGCACGCAATGCGGTCAGCGTGATCTGCGGTGGGTGA
- the mug gene encoding G/U mismatch-specific DNA glycosylase, whose translation MGEGLEDILAEHLAVIFCGINPGMTAAAQGHHFAGRGNRFWRTLHLAGFTPQEVRAENDRTILQYRCGLTAVVERPTARADQLSFHEFTAAAAAFEQKITRYAPRFVAFLGKAAYCALSGQRDVAWGLQPKTFGHAAVWVLPNPSGRNLAFTLDQLVEAYRQLKLASGL comes from the coding sequence GTGGGTGAAGGACTTGAAGATATTCTGGCTGAACACCTTGCCGTGATTTTCTGCGGGATCAATCCAGGCATGACGGCCGCGGCCCAAGGGCATCATTTTGCGGGTCGCGGCAATCGCTTCTGGCGCACACTCCATCTTGCCGGTTTCACGCCGCAGGAGGTGCGTGCGGAAAACGACCGGACGATCCTGCAGTACCGATGTGGTTTGACGGCGGTGGTGGAACGGCCAACGGCGCGTGCCGATCAGTTGTCCTTCCATGAGTTCACTGCGGCCGCTGCGGCCTTCGAGCAGAAAATCACGCGCTATGCGCCACGATTCGTGGCGTTTCTTGGTAAGGCGGCGTATTGCGCATTATCGGGCCAGCGAGACGTTGCCTGGGGGCTCCAACCCAAGACCTTCGGCCATGCCGCGGTCTGGGTTCTGCCCAATCCCAGTGGCCGAAATCTCGCGTTCACCCTCGATCAGCTGGTGGAGGCGTACCGCCAGCTCAAATTGGCATCAGGTCTATGA
- a CDS encoding DUF2790 domain-containing protein, giving the protein MNLAKVAIFMALGSLGAPAFAGQTPATATPVEPYTYSTPLDIHKVIAVTDIPNDCGPVPAQMTYEDSSGQRHVLQYQVMGAGCSNG; this is encoded by the coding sequence ATGAACTTGGCAAAAGTTGCGATTTTTATGGCCCTTGGCAGCCTCGGCGCGCCGGCCTTTGCGGGTCAAACCCCGGCAACGGCCACACCTGTTGAACCCTACACCTACTCGACGCCACTCGACATTCACAAGGTCATTGCCGTGACCGATATCCCGAATGACTGTGGCCCGGTACCGGCGCAAATGACCTACGAAGACTCCAGCGGTCAACGCCACGTGCTGCAGTATCAAGTGATGGGCGCTGGATGCTCGAACGGTTGA
- a CDS encoding polysaccharide biosynthesis/export family protein — protein sequence MLRLLLPALCALSVWSGITTASENNAAYLLNPGDVVFVSVWREDTLKEEVHVLPDGSINFPLVGRVSVAGLDTSAVEKLIAKKLEEFIPDPNVSVVVRDPKGNLVYAQGKVMKPGSVQLAGPTAVLQVLSMAGGLDKFADKDGIKVVRNKQVLPVHYSDLISGRDMSTNYELQAGDTLVVP from the coding sequence ATGTTGCGTTTACTGTTACCTGCGCTCTGTGCGCTGTCTGTCTGGTCAGGCATTACCACTGCCAGCGAAAATAACGCGGCTTACCTTCTCAATCCAGGGGACGTCGTTTTTGTTTCCGTTTGGCGAGAAGACACGCTCAAGGAAGAGGTGCACGTACTTCCCGATGGCAGCATCAACTTCCCGCTGGTGGGGCGAGTCTCAGTAGCCGGGCTTGATACATCGGCCGTCGAAAAACTGATTGCGAAAAAGCTTGAAGAGTTCATACCCGACCCGAACGTAAGCGTGGTCGTGCGTGATCCCAAAGGCAATCTCGTCTACGCCCAGGGTAAGGTGATGAAACCCGGGTCGGTGCAGTTGGCGGGGCCGACGGCGGTACTGCAAGTTCTGAGTATGGCGGGCGGGCTCGACAAATTTGCCGACAAAGATGGCATCAAGGTCGTGCGGAACAAGCAGGTGCTCCCTGTTCATTACAGCGATCTGATATCCGGGCGTGACATGTCCACCAACTATGAACTCCAGGCCGGCGATACGTTGGTCGTGCCTTGA
- a CDS encoding GumC family protein — MASEYEMSVNDYIAILKHRAVLVVVSIAVIFAVSVLVAMYIPPVYQSSGTILVESQQISPDLVAANNNTFADERIEVIRQRVMTREHLEGIIDKYNLFSSESRRLSVTEKIEEMRNAISVSLVSAAVKGRGEVTIAFRLGFEHKQPEIANKVAKELVTLFLDENIKQRTERASETTEFLTQEADKLRVELETLENRLADFKQAHSNALPEHQELRMNMLSRAETELKEIDRDYKAAREELRFNELEVSAASAGVVSKPGATGAEADKPQDLGSLKAEYTRLLSLYTEAHPDVRAVKRKIAALEAAQGPGANAVSSVSLEVAKAQARVAASEARIKSLADQKRELLSKIDAYEAQILETPQVERGLVTLMRDHDNARKKYEEIRTKEMGAKISESLEQENKAERFVLLEAPLMPEKPVRPNRKKVVAMGFVLAPVGAGALVMLLEMLNQRVRGVEALTSVLGRRVLGTIPYIHTKAELERSKRLRTLLILCGIVLIACLLVLLHFFYMPLDLLVFKALARFE, encoded by the coding sequence ATGGCCTCTGAATACGAAATGTCGGTCAACGACTACATAGCAATACTCAAGCACCGAGCGGTGCTGGTGGTCGTGAGTATCGCGGTGATTTTTGCCGTGAGCGTGTTGGTTGCGATGTACATCCCCCCTGTCTATCAGTCATCCGGCACGATTCTGGTCGAGTCTCAGCAGATTTCGCCCGATCTGGTCGCGGCGAATAACAATACCTTTGCCGACGAGCGCATCGAAGTCATTCGCCAGCGCGTGATGACCCGCGAGCACCTGGAAGGGATCATCGATAAATACAATCTTTTTTCCTCGGAAAGCCGGCGGTTGAGCGTTACCGAAAAGATCGAAGAGATGCGCAATGCAATTAGCGTTTCCTTGGTCAGTGCGGCTGTGAAGGGGCGCGGGGAGGTGACCATCGCTTTCCGCCTGGGCTTTGAGCACAAGCAGCCAGAAATCGCGAACAAGGTTGCCAAGGAACTGGTTACGCTGTTCCTGGATGAAAACATCAAGCAGCGCACCGAGCGCGCCAGTGAAACGACGGAGTTCCTGACACAGGAAGCGGACAAGCTCAGGGTTGAACTGGAAACCCTGGAGAACCGTCTGGCGGACTTCAAGCAGGCGCACAGTAACGCGCTGCCCGAGCATCAGGAATTGCGCATGAATATGCTGTCGCGCGCCGAAACCGAGCTCAAGGAAATCGACCGTGACTACAAGGCTGCCCGCGAGGAGTTGCGCTTCAACGAATTGGAAGTTTCCGCGGCCAGCGCCGGTGTCGTGAGCAAGCCGGGCGCAACGGGTGCGGAAGCTGACAAGCCGCAGGATCTGGGCAGTCTCAAGGCTGAGTACACAAGATTGCTGTCGCTCTATACCGAAGCGCACCCCGATGTGCGCGCCGTCAAGCGCAAGATAGCCGCACTCGAGGCCGCTCAGGGGCCGGGGGCGAATGCAGTGAGCTCCGTCAGCCTGGAGGTGGCCAAGGCTCAGGCCCGGGTCGCCGCTTCGGAAGCGCGCATCAAGTCGCTGGCCGACCAGAAGCGTGAACTCCTTTCCAAGATAGACGCCTACGAGGCGCAGATTCTGGAGACGCCGCAAGTCGAGCGCGGCCTGGTCACGTTGATGCGCGACCATGACAACGCTCGCAAGAAGTACGAGGAAATTCGCACCAAGGAAATGGGGGCGAAGATCTCCGAAAGCCTGGAGCAGGAAAACAAGGCCGAGCGTTTTGTGCTTCTTGAGGCGCCGTTGATGCCTGAGAAACCCGTCAGGCCCAATCGCAAGAAAGTCGTTGCCATGGGCTTTGTGCTCGCCCCGGTAGGCGCTGGTGCGCTGGTGATGCTGCTGGAGATGTTGAATCAGCGTGTACGCGGTGTTGAAGCCCTGACCAGTGTTTTGGGTCGACGCGTTCTGGGCACTATTCCCTACATTCACACCAAGGCAGAACTTGAGCGCAGCAAGCGATTGCGAACACTGCTCATCCTCTGTGGAATTGTGTTGATCGCATGCCTTCTGGTCCTTTTGCATTTTTTCTACATGCCTCTGGACCTGCTGGTGTTTAAGGCTCTGGCGCGATTTGAATAA
- a CDS encoding DHA2 family efflux MFS transporter permease subunit produces the protein MNANAIATPQDGGARSLRFAALLATYMQSANLPLPNSALRFIQGSLSMTDDQAGWIFTAYLGASAITLPLAQWLAGRFGVKLVYQAAIVLLIVGLWLATAATTPLEFVGARIVQGIASGVLGPLSMGISLETLPPARRPKFGAVFTAVVLLGIATGPTVGGWLSEYHGWRSMFYASIPLSVFIFLVVALLLAEKKAETKPPYDFFGFGTFTLSMIGLQMLLDRGERLDWFASTEIWIEAIAFVLGMYLFVVHVLTTKVHFINKSLLRDRNFVLSTVIFFALGVVLLSTMALTSPMLDEILGYPPVTTGLMTLPRGAGLVGSFILMSRYSDRYDQRLFVAAGIALVAYANWMMLGYSPLMDWSPVAIAGAIQGIGLGILMPSISKVAFNTLDPKLRPEGTGFFNLMRAYGSTLGVAVVQLYFFNNTQAMHMALASNLTPYRAAAHSLVSAPLPALAGLNEMITGQAAFIAVLDQFKILMVVMLVVSPLVVFLRKPVSTN, from the coding sequence ATGAACGCCAACGCGATTGCAACCCCGCAGGACGGTGGTGCGCGCTCGCTCAGGTTCGCCGCGCTGCTAGCGACCTACATGCAGTCGGCGAACCTGCCCTTGCCGAACTCGGCACTGCGGTTTATCCAGGGCAGCCTGTCGATGACCGACGACCAGGCCGGGTGGATATTCACCGCGTACCTCGGTGCCAGCGCCATCACCCTGCCGCTTGCACAGTGGCTTGCCGGGCGATTTGGCGTGAAGCTCGTGTACCAGGCTGCGATCGTTCTGCTCATCGTGGGCTTGTGGCTCGCCACGGCTGCAACGACGCCACTGGAATTCGTCGGCGCGCGGATCGTTCAGGGCATTGCCAGCGGCGTGTTGGGGCCGCTCTCCATGGGGATTTCCCTGGAGACGCTGCCACCGGCACGGCGGCCGAAATTTGGCGCGGTGTTCACGGCCGTTGTGCTCCTGGGCATTGCCACCGGCCCGACGGTCGGCGGTTGGCTCAGCGAATACCACGGCTGGCGCTCGATGTTCTACGCCAGCATTCCGCTGTCAGTGTTCATCTTTCTGGTGGTGGCACTGCTGCTGGCGGAGAAAAAGGCCGAGACAAAACCGCCGTATGACTTCTTCGGCTTCGGCACCTTCACCCTGAGCATGATCGGCCTGCAAATGCTCCTCGACCGGGGTGAGCGCCTGGACTGGTTTGCCTCGACCGAGATCTGGATCGAAGCGATCGCTTTTGTGCTGGGGATGTACCTGTTTGTCGTGCACGTGCTGACGACCAAGGTGCATTTCATCAACAAGAGCCTGCTCAGGGATCGCAACTTCGTGCTGTCGACGGTGATCTTTTTCGCCCTTGGCGTCGTGCTGTTGTCGACCATGGCGCTGACCTCGCCAATGCTGGACGAAATACTCGGCTATCCGCCCGTCACCACAGGCTTGATGACGCTGCCACGCGGTGCGGGGCTTGTCGGGTCGTTCATCCTGATGAGCCGTTACTCCGATCGATACGACCAACGCCTGTTCGTGGCGGCGGGCATTGCACTGGTGGCGTATGCCAACTGGATGATGCTCGGTTATTCGCCGTTGATGGACTGGTCGCCGGTGGCGATTGCCGGGGCCATCCAGGGGATCGGCCTGGGCATCTTGATGCCGTCGATCAGCAAAGTGGCGTTCAACACCCTCGACCCCAAGTTACGTCCGGAAGGCACCGGTTTCTTCAATCTGATGCGCGCTTATGGCAGCACCCTGGGCGTTGCGGTCGTGCAGTTGTACTTCTTCAACAATACCCAGGCGATGCACATGGCGCTGGCCAGCAACCTGACGCCTTATCGCGCCGCTGCGCATTCGCTGGTGTCGGCCCCCTTGCCGGCGCTGGCGGGGCTCAACGAAATGATCACCGGCCAGGCCGCGTTCATCGCCGTGCTCGACCAGTTCAAGATTTTGATGGTGGTGATGCTGGTGGTGAGTCCGCTGGTTGTCTTTCTTCGTAAACCCGTTTCGACCAACTAG
- a CDS encoding efflux transporter outer membrane subunit: MKSRHLFPTKISALSTLIFLSACTVGPDFKSPAPSTSQHYDQQAEQRLGQGRNKPGEQRIELGKKVGGEWWSAFRSPKLDQVVRRAIDGNLELVAADATIRQAASSVAAAEGALYPQVDFGAQAGRARTHNAKDPSISNFYAIGPRVGFDLDVFGGNKRQVEEQQAFTDLQKHRYEAAYLTLTGDVASQALLVASANAQMRAVEKLLANDTKNLELVRMAHANGSTTQIDVSLAETRLAQDRTLLPPLAQQRDSARHALSVLTGKGPADWIAPDFDLAEFALPSNVPVSLPSEMAHDRPDILQAEAELHIANAAVGVATANLYPHVTLSASLAQAASGNGGAALWGFAAGIAGPIFDGGTLKAERQAAIDGYKATLAGYQQTVITSFGQVADTLQAINHDAEENLAQEDAMRAAETSLRLNQQAYAQGENSILQVLEAERAYEQALLGQIRVKTAQYLDTVRLFVALGGNSVGVFEQRLASRDERKPSYQ; encoded by the coding sequence ATGAAATCCCGTCATCTGTTCCCAACGAAAATCAGTGCGCTGTCGACCCTGATCTTCCTGTCCGCCTGCACCGTCGGTCCTGACTTCAAATCCCCTGCCCCCAGCACCTCGCAGCACTATGACCAACAGGCCGAGCAGCGTCTTGGCCAGGGCCGCAACAAGCCCGGTGAACAGCGCATCGAACTGGGCAAAAAGGTCGGCGGTGAGTGGTGGTCAGCCTTTCGCTCGCCAAAACTCGATCAGGTGGTGCGCCGTGCCATCGACGGCAATCTTGAACTGGTAGCCGCCGACGCCACGATCCGCCAGGCCGCCTCCTCTGTCGCCGCGGCGGAGGGCGCCCTGTATCCGCAAGTCGATTTCGGTGCCCAGGCGGGCCGTGCACGGACGCACAATGCCAAGGACCCTTCGATCTCCAACTTCTATGCGATTGGTCCGCGGGTGGGTTTCGACCTTGACGTGTTCGGCGGTAACAAGCGCCAGGTCGAAGAACAGCAAGCCTTCACCGATCTACAGAAGCATCGCTACGAAGCGGCGTACCTGACCCTGACCGGCGATGTCGCCAGCCAGGCATTGCTGGTGGCCTCGGCCAACGCGCAGATGCGTGCCGTCGAGAAACTGCTGGCCAACGACACCAAGAACCTCGAACTGGTGCGCATGGCCCACGCCAATGGCAGCACCACACAGATCGATGTGTCGCTGGCCGAAACCCGGCTCGCTCAAGACCGCACGCTGTTGCCCCCCCTCGCCCAGCAACGCGATTCGGCACGCCATGCGCTGTCGGTCCTGACCGGCAAAGGCCCCGCTGACTGGATCGCGCCGGACTTCGATCTGGCCGAGTTCGCCTTGCCGTCCAACGTGCCCGTCAGTTTGCCCTCGGAAATGGCCCACGACCGGCCGGACATCTTGCAGGCGGAGGCTGAACTGCATATCGCCAATGCGGCCGTTGGCGTGGCCACGGCCAACCTCTATCCCCATGTCACGCTGTCCGCGTCACTGGCGCAGGCCGCTTCGGGCAACGGCGGCGCAGCGCTCTGGGGCTTCGCCGCGGGCATCGCCGGGCCGATCTTCGATGGCGGCACGCTCAAGGCTGAACGCCAGGCGGCCATCGACGGCTACAAGGCAACGCTGGCCGGCTACCAACAGACCGTCATCACGTCGTTCGGCCAGGTCGCGGACACCTTGCAGGCCATCAACCACGACGCCGAGGAAAACCTCGCCCAGGAAGATGCAATGCGGGCCGCCGAGACCAGTTTGCGCCTGAACCAGCAAGCCTACGCGCAAGGCGAGAACAGCATCCTCCAGGTACTGGAAGCGGAGCGTGCCTATGAACAGGCGCTGCTGGGGCAGATCCGGGTGAAGACCGCGCAATACCTCGACACCGTGCGTTTGTTTGTTGCACTCGGCGGTAACTCCGTCGGCGTGTTCGAGCAACGACTGGCCTCTCGCGACGAACGAAAACCTTCATACCAGTAG
- a CDS encoding HlyD family secretion protein — protein sequence MTKQFDIPASQAIEHPGPAKKPLKEKLRPWLMLGVPALFAVVGYTHYMAGQPFVSTDNAYARVAKASINARVSGQVITIAVEDNQQVHKGQVLFQIDPKPFQIAVNRAEAQLNVARLRIDGLKASYRQQQAELQSAKESAEFDQREFARKKALVASEFVSRAIYERADTDVKVSRQRIASIEQQIASTVVALNGNPNIEVDSHPSVREAKAQLDEAQLYLSYATVYAPDDGIVAKVDDLQVGNYVNNGAPAFALISDHEIWVEANFRETEVTHMRPGQEATIRIDTYPDHLFKAHVTSMSPGAGSDFALLPPENATGNWVKVVQRVPVRLELDEVNPDLPLYSGTSATVKVDTGHSTPWWQPLKALLTAGNS from the coding sequence ATGACTAAACAGTTCGACATCCCGGCTTCCCAAGCCATTGAACACCCAGGACCGGCCAAAAAGCCGCTCAAGGAAAAACTGCGCCCATGGCTGATGCTCGGCGTACCCGCCCTCTTCGCGGTGGTGGGTTACACCCATTACATGGCCGGCCAGCCTTTCGTTTCGACCGACAACGCCTACGCCCGGGTGGCAAAAGCTTCGATCAACGCACGGGTTTCCGGGCAAGTGATCACTATCGCGGTCGAGGACAATCAGCAGGTTCATAAAGGCCAGGTTCTGTTTCAGATAGATCCCAAGCCATTCCAGATCGCGGTCAACCGTGCCGAAGCCCAGTTGAATGTGGCGCGGCTGCGCATCGACGGGCTCAAGGCCAGCTACCGGCAGCAGCAAGCTGAATTGCAATCGGCCAAAGAGTCGGCCGAATTCGATCAGCGCGAATTTGCCCGGAAAAAAGCGCTGGTCGCGTCCGAGTTCGTTTCACGGGCCATTTATGAGCGCGCCGATACCGACGTCAAAGTCTCGCGGCAACGCATTGCCTCGATCGAACAGCAGATCGCCAGCACCGTGGTCGCCTTGAACGGCAACCCGAATATCGAAGTCGACAGTCATCCCAGCGTTCGCGAAGCCAAGGCGCAGCTCGACGAAGCGCAGTTGTATCTCTCCTACGCCACGGTGTATGCGCCGGATGACGGCATCGTGGCCAAGGTCGACGACCTGCAGGTCGGCAACTATGTGAACAACGGTGCGCCAGCGTTTGCACTGATATCCGATCACGAGATCTGGGTGGAAGCCAACTTCCGCGAAACGGAAGTCACCCATATGCGCCCCGGCCAGGAAGCGACCATTCGCATCGACACCTACCCTGATCACCTGTTCAAGGCCCATGTCACCAGCATGAGCCCTGGCGCCGGATCGGACTTCGCCCTGCTGCCACCGGAAAATGCCACCGGCAACTGGGTCAAGGTTGTCCAGCGGGTGCCGGTTCGTCTCGAACTGGACGAAGTGAACCCCGACCTGCCGCTGTATTCCGGCACCAGCGCCACGGTCAAGGTCGACACGGGCCACAGCACGCCATGGTGGCAGCCGCTTAAAGCACTGTTGACCGCAGGTAACTCCTGA
- a CDS encoding LysR family transcriptional regulator yields MDVLQTMRFFTAVAQSGSFTAAALLLDTTTTNVSKAVSSLEARLHTRLINRTTRRLALTEAGIRYLQRCEKILEEIREAEEEAGIAQFDPKGRLKIHAMSAIGNHYVIDAIARYREIHPSVLFDLTLTNRLPDMIEEGYDMSIVLARELPDSGFVAQRLGTTYSILCASPAYLNKRGTPDSPGALHAHDCLRIVNTVMPVENWVFEGPEGMETINTPESSFHVNTADAMTVALTTGMGIGVQPIASAVAGLRAGTLVRVLSDYHFEALSVFAIYPSRKYVDAKIKTWVEFLKHHIPDLLAADEKIVSQSEHRFG; encoded by the coding sequence ATGGATGTTCTCCAGACCATGCGCTTCTTTACGGCCGTCGCCCAGAGCGGCAGCTTTACGGCGGCGGCGCTGCTGTTGGACACCACCACGACTAACGTTTCCAAAGCGGTTTCCAGCCTGGAGGCCAGGCTGCACACACGCCTGATCAACCGCACGACCCGCCGCCTGGCGTTGACCGAAGCCGGGATACGCTATTTGCAGCGCTGCGAGAAAATCCTCGAAGAGATCCGTGAAGCCGAAGAGGAAGCCGGCATCGCGCAATTCGATCCCAAGGGCAGGCTGAAAATTCACGCGATGTCAGCCATCGGCAATCATTACGTAATCGACGCGATCGCCCGCTACAGGGAAATTCATCCTTCGGTACTGTTCGATCTGACACTGACCAATCGACTGCCGGACATGATCGAAGAAGGCTATGACATGTCGATTGTGCTGGCGCGGGAGCTGCCCGATTCGGGGTTTGTCGCTCAGCGGCTTGGCACGACTTACAGCATTCTCTGCGCGTCGCCGGCCTACCTGAACAAACGCGGAACGCCCGACTCGCCGGGTGCGCTTCATGCTCATGATTGTCTGAGAATCGTCAACACGGTCATGCCGGTTGAAAACTGGGTATTCGAGGGGCCCGAAGGGATGGAGACGATCAATACGCCCGAGTCGTCCTTTCACGTCAACACCGCCGATGCCATGACGGTCGCCCTCACCACCGGAATGGGGATCGGTGTTCAGCCTATAGCCTCCGCCGTCGCCGGACTCAGGGCAGGCACGCTGGTGCGCGTACTGTCGGACTATCACTTTGAAGCGTTGAGTGTGTTTGCCATCTACCCGTCACGAAAATACGTGGACGCGAAAATAAAGACCTGGGTGGAGTTTCTTAAACACCACATCCCCGACTTGTTGGCAGCCGATGAAAAAATCGTCAGCCAATCAGAACATCGGTTTGGCTAG
- a CDS encoding aldo/keto reductase, translated as MSYEPIFDALRETRFPLINGSGDIPAVGFGTLFKDLSVTTQAITHALETGFRHFDCAERYRNEDRVGVAFKAFLETGKARREDLFVTTKLWNTNHRPERVLPAFEASCRRLQVDYIDCYLIHTPFAFQPGDDQDPRDAFGHVIYDGGVTLIETWRAMERLVDEGRCKSIGLSDITLQALKEIVAQARIKPAVVQVESHPYLPEWELLEFCQAHGIIVLAFAPLGHGMEPNVLEDEVITGIARRLQKSPAQVALAWSVQRGVAFLTTSATLSHIRENFDIATLPHRAMHEIRQDITTRIRFNSVVETGVPGFIPRKK; from the coding sequence ATGTCTTACGAACCCATTTTCGATGCACTTCGCGAAACCCGGTTTCCCCTGATCAACGGCTCCGGCGACATACCGGCCGTTGGCTTCGGTACGTTGTTCAAGGATCTGAGCGTGACCACCCAGGCGATCACGCACGCACTGGAAACAGGCTTTCGCCATTTCGATTGCGCTGAACGTTATCGAAATGAAGACAGGGTCGGCGTGGCCTTCAAAGCGTTCCTGGAGACAGGCAAGGCCCGGCGCGAAGACCTGTTCGTCACCACCAAACTGTGGAACACCAACCATCGTCCCGAGCGGGTGTTGCCCGCGTTCGAGGCCAGCTGCCGGCGCCTGCAAGTCGACTACATCGACTGCTACCTCATCCATACGCCCTTTGCCTTCCAGCCCGGCGACGACCAGGACCCACGAGACGCATTCGGGCATGTCATCTATGACGGCGGCGTGACCCTGATAGAGACCTGGCGGGCAATGGAGCGCCTGGTGGATGAAGGCCGGTGCAAGTCCATTGGTTTGTCCGATATCACCCTGCAAGCCTTAAAAGAGATCGTCGCCCAGGCGCGGATCAAACCCGCCGTGGTGCAGGTCGAGTCCCACCCTTATCTGCCCGAATGGGAACTGCTCGAATTCTGTCAGGCCCACGGAATCATCGTTCTGGCGTTTGCGCCACTGGGCCATGGCATGGAGCCGAACGTGCTGGAAGACGAGGTCATTACCGGCATTGCCCGGCGTCTGCAAAAGAGCCCGGCGCAAGTCGCACTGGCCTGGTCGGTACAGCGCGGCGTCGCTTTTCTGACCACCTCTGCAACACTGAGCCATATTCGCGAGAACTTTGATATTGCAACCCTGCCCCATCGGGCCATGCATGAAATCCGTCAGGATATTACGACGCGGATACGCTTCAATTCGGTGGTGGAAACCGGCGTACCGGGATTCATCCCGCGCAAGAAGTAA